From the Lepidochelys kempii isolate rLepKem1 chromosome 2, rLepKem1.hap2, whole genome shotgun sequence genome, one window contains:
- the ODF1 gene encoding outer dense fiber protein 1 encodes MSLCCRFLEDAKRDLRKADREIRRQIRLMDMHPHYLCNTLLHPHCLCDIHLHPHCECEVHPYPHCLCAIHPHCHPPSCLTVWEKKAIKAKLEAERELDSIRRRVNRMLNSRHDHKLLALMDVKGFDPEEVTVKVKDGKVKVSAEHEEERRTLRGKEYNYTNLTKEISLPPGVHEEEVMYTVGPSSMVKIETPRKCFPCLLSLI; translated from the exons ATGTCTTTGTGCTGTCGCTTTTTGGAAGATGCCAAGCGAGATTTGAGAAAGGCAGATAGAGAAATAAGGAGACAGATAAGGCTGATGGACATGCATCCACATTACCTATGCAATACACTCCTGCATCCACACTGCCTGTGTGATATAcacctgcatccacactgtgaGTGTGAAGTACACCCGTATCCACATTGCCTGTGTGCTATACATCCACATTGTCATCCACCATCATGCCTCACAGTTTGGGAGAAGAAAGCCATTAAAGCAAAACTGGAGGCAGAGCGAGAACTGGACAG catTCGAAGAAGAGTTAATAGGATGTTGAACTCACGCCATGACCATAAGCTTTTAGCTCTGATGGATGTTAAGGGGTTTGACCCAGAGGAAGTTACAGTGAAGGTGAAAGATGGGAAGGTTAAAGTGTCAGCTGAACATGAGGAGGAGCGTAGGACCCTACGAGGGAAGGAATACAACTACACAAACCTTACCAAGGAGATCAGCTTGCCTCCAGGGGTACATGAAGAGGAGGTGATGTACACTGTAGGACCTAGCAGTATGGTGAAGATTGAAACTCCACGCAAGTGTTTTCCTTGCCTCCTGAGTCTAATTTGA